A single genomic interval of Vanessa atalanta chromosome 12, ilVanAtal1.2, whole genome shotgun sequence harbors:
- the LOC125067948 gene encoding ral GTPase-activating protein subunit beta isoform X3 encodes MNVGIFNRVNSKIKEGDGMYSEWNSLPLEGGGHGVLGAVGGRDVVLAVVQQLASHQPSPLTTDSEVEWVLEVIRYGLSLPLTEHEALRDCVRVCCSWLSALLPPAAPAQPPPPAVPPPLAAEPHRYANKILNHLHNLFVPRPNESGNLISKQAVLCHRVLRLARSLADSASLGPREWRSLLLLLLAAAAALLAPPAPLYGAAEQLCERVLCVLFEVWILACHRCFPSPALWRTLREQCVRWRHRAPLTEQWARVSLCLTARLLAHMYGPLYPAMPIGEEDANLVPADMSAEAVTQSWYRMLHTIGNPVDLTKPHLISHTPEFLQYWMTAEEGRDGREGREAWVGSLAHIFHRAMLGVAAHVDAFLGRSTARWSVQGAGAGAGAGDEGEVTPPAHRRLAKSFSAARPRDKPLDKSTPRSSLIGLTSSRPSSVVPSTPPNSITSQVGEIEKPPLTPLRPKVNSIFHLFGEWLFEAALVGTTPANSNQQKADGTPPPPSLSDATQKLNMLSYQAGRAVALGTLCRVICSKQCREEVLAPYLARTYAALQRGLRDPATAAAVVLDAADIFRLDLDGVLVLVPDFITALDRILSEREPKLECGSIDKRELRKAAISLLLSLVAFPYHYRGLAVPEFPGCNEYAGVTIGEYARGRLSQVCVSAVQAESSEALAVPLLSALYLCVRHNAAHTHDHAPDAKARSDSSGPVSADSSQDDFAADVRELDPSSPFFGSALVVRATYLVCHRLISSWKGDLQVSLAALELLSGLAKLHSSKPEAAERKRAVRWICDYIGVQCGRPPQAHSRDLHSCVVAAYTCLAAWLCAPLLADADCLAALLEVVELGISGSKSQGKPGEPPKMKDEKELKPVSMRVRDAAESLLMLILEQVGNNDGGKWCRLDERWLAALGHGKLRHFVVDGNTILSLLEEPLANSQEPQPTIVAIIRCGWGRFAWSLSSRGAPRCATRGAAACARPVPMLEPPPRAPPACRALPAAPPCAVDAAFPTLDAVLRQLNDPEATTLFKLLEQQAAIEKKVRESEDNVVPEEYVPPDPVTEFQTARLFLSHFGYLNIGGDKKGGPARLCALDARAEGLSAALRRLDATGSRAALTVHVFYARAGQTRATDIVANAAQHGAVSPAFVRMLRGLGTPVRVRGHAGWSGHVRSSYDAQPPRDEPPPPEPLTPSVYDGREQVLYWSDSTDEIAFVVPSGYELTETDDQSDSMKSDVDGSCCSVNRGSWWDVSGERDDRRERPDKTRALSLELERPAPAAPAPPPPLSGSGRRNRDFTPKILIIWLEDFEDHLNLPIDDLVRYCETGVPWRRHESSALCVSSARGGLARVRVRAGGAGVLADGALLAPRLLPAALRRAACFLARRARLNTDLYQPPHVRRRHLIQDIAQQYKKDLTEPELLESLFKAP; translated from the exons GTTGAATGGGTGCTAGAAGTGATTCGTTATGGGCTTTCATTGCCTCTAACAGAGCATGAAGCACTTCGAGATTGTGTTCGTGTTTGCTGTTCGTGGCTGTCGGCATTGCTGCCGCCTGCTGCCCCTGCGCAACCTCCGCCTCCAGCTGTCCCTCCGCCCTTGGCTGCTGAGCCTCATAGATATGCCAATAAAATCCTAAATCATCTGCATAACTTATTTGTTCCACGGCCAAATGAAA GTGGTAATCTCATAAGCAAACAAGCTGTGCTGTGTCATCGGGTCCTTCGACTGGCGCGTTCGTTAGCCGATAGTGCCTCGCTTGGCCCACGTGAGTGGAGATCGCTGCTCCTTCTACTATTGGCCGCTGCAGCGGCTCTACTAGCGCCTCCCGCACCTCTTTACGGCGCCGCTGAGCAACTTTGCGAACGAGTGCTCTGCGTGCTCTTTGAAGTGTGGATACTTGCATGTCACAG ATGCTTCCCGTCGCCGGCGCTGTGGCGCACGCTGCGCGAGCAGTGCGTGCGCTGGCGGCACCGCGCGCCGCTTACGGAGCAGTGGGCGCGCGTGTCGCTGTGCCTCACGGCGCGCCTGCTGGCGCACATGTACGGCCCGCTCTACCCCGCCATGCCCATCG GTGAAGAAGACGCAAATTTAGTACCCGCGGATATGAGCGCCGAGGCGGTAACGCAGAGCTGGTACCGCATGCTGCATACCATCGGCAACCCCGTCGACCTCACCAAGCCGCATCTCATCAGCCACACTCCGGAATTCCTACAG TATTGGATGACGGCGGAAGAGGGTCGTGACGGTCGAGAGGGTCGCGAGGCGTGGGTGGGCTCGCTCGCTCACATCTTCCACCGCGCGATGCTGGGTGTGGCCGCGCACGTCGATGCCTTCCTCG GGCGCAGCACGGCGCGCTGGAGCGTGCAGGGCGCGggggcgggcgcgggcgcgggggaCGAGGGCGAGGTCACGCCGCCGGCGCACCGCCGCCTCGCCAAGTCCTTCAGCGCGGCGCGCCCGCGCGACAAGCCGCTCGACAAAA GTACACCGCGGTCGTCCCTAATAGGTTTGACAAGCAGCCGACCTTCAAGCGTCGTTCCAAGTACTCCGCCGAATTCGATCACATCCCAAG taGGCGAAATAGAAAAGCCGCCATTGACGCCATTGCGTCCAAAAGTCAATTCTATATTCCATCTTTTTGGCGAATGGCTTTTCGAAGCTGCTCTCGTGGGAACGACGCCGGCAAACAGCAATCAAC AAAAAGCTGACGGCACGCCACCTCCGCCTTCCCTTTCTGACGCGACGCAAAAATTGAACATGCTGAGCTACCAAGCGG GCCGCGCCGTGGCGCTGGGCACGCTGTGCCGCGTGATCTGCTCCAAGCAGTGCCGCGAGGAGGTGCTGGCGCCGTACCTGGCGCGCACGTACGCGGCGCTGCAGCGCGGCCTGCGCGACCCCGCCACCGCCGCCGCCGTCGTGCTGGACGCCGCCGACATCTTCAG ACTCGACTTGGACGGCGTGCTAGTTCTAGTGCCGGACTTCATAACGGCTCTAGATCGCATCCTTTCCGAGCGTGAACCGAAATTGGAGTGCGGTTCGATCGATAAGCGCGAGCTGCGCAAGGCCGCCATCAGCCTCCTCCTGTCCCTGGTAGCTTTCCCCTACCACTACAGAGGACTGGCCGTACCGGAGTTTCCGGGATGCAACGAGTA CGCGGGCGTGACGATAGGCGAGTACGCGCGCGGGCGCCTGTCGCAGGTGTGCGTGTCGGCCGTGCAGGCGGAGAGCTCGGAGGCGCTGGCCGTGCCGCTGCTGAGCGCGCTGTACCTGTGCGTGCGCCACAACGCCGCGCACACGCACGACCACGCGCCCGACGCCAAGG CGCGGTCGGATAGCAGCGGGCCAGTTAGTGCAGACAGCTCGCAAGATGACTTCGCTGCAGACGTTAGAGAGCTTGATCCATCTTCGCCCTTTTTTG GATCGGCGCTAGTCGTTCGCGCTACCTACTTGGTCTGTCACCGTCTGATCTCATCGTGGAAGGGTGACCTGCAAGTGTCGCTCGCCGCTCTCGAACTGCTCTCTGGACTCGCTAAGTTGCATTCTTCGAAACCGG AGGCGGCCGAGCGCAAGCGCGCCGTGCGCTGGATCTGCGACTACATCGGCGTGCAGTGCGGGCGGCCGCCGCAGGCGCACTCGCGCGACCTGCACTCGTGCGTGGTGGCCGCCTACACGTGCCTGGCGGCGTGGCTGTGCGCGCCGCTGCTGGCCGACGCCGACTGCCTGGCCGCGCTGCTCGAGGTCGTCGAGCTCGGCATCTCCGGCTCCAAGAGCCAGG GTAAACCTGGCGAGCCGCCTAAGATGAAGGATGAAAAGGAGCTGAAACCTGTCTCGATGAGAGTGAGAGACGCCGCCGAATCTTTACTGATGCTGATTTTGGAACAG GTTGGTAACAACGATGGAGGCAAATGGTGTAGGTTGGACGAACGCTGGCTAGCCGCATTGGGTCACGGAAAATTGCGACATTTCGTCGTCGACGGGAACACAATACTGTCGTTGTTGGAGGAGCCTCTCGCGAATAGTCAGGAACCACAACCTACGATCGTTG CTATAATCCGCTGCGGCTGGGGTCGCTTCGCGTGGTCGCTGAGCAGCCGCGGCGCGCCGCGCTGCGCCACCCGCGGCGCGGCGGCGTGCGCGCGCCCCGTGCCCATGCTGGagccgccgccgcgcgcgccgcccgcctgCCGCGCGctgcccgccgcgccgccctgCGCCGT CGATGCGGCGTTCCCGACTCTAGACGCCGTTTTACGACAGCTTAACGACCCCGAAGCGACTACTCTCTTTAAGCTACTGGAGCAGCAGGCCGCTATTGAGAAAAAAGTCAGAGAAAGTGAGGACAATGTT GTACCAGAAGAATACGTTCCACCCGATCCAGTCACAGAGTTCCAAACCGCGAGGCTGTTTCTTTCACATTTTGGATACTTGAATATTGGTGGAGataaaaag GGCGGCCCGGCGCGGCTGTGCGCGCTGGACGCGCGCGCCGAGGGGCTGTCGGCGGCGCTGCGGCGCCTGGACGCCACGGGCAGCCGCGCCGCGCTCACCGTGCACGTGTTCTACGCGCGCGCCGGCCAGACCCGCGCCACCGACATCGTGGCCAACGCCGCGCAGCACGGCGCCGTCTCTCCCGCCTTCGTGCGGATGCTGCGCGG ACTGGGAACGCCGGTGCGCGTGCGCGGACACGCGGGCTGGAGCGGCCACGTGCGCAGCAGCTACGACGCGCAGCCGCCGCGCGACGAACCGCCGCCGCCGGAGCCGCTGACGCCCAGCGTCTACGATGGCAGGGAGCAG GTCCTGTACTGGTCGGATTCGACGGATGAAATAGCGTTCGTGGTGCCGTCGGGATACGAACTGACCGAAACCGACGATCAAAGCGACAGCATGAAGTCCGACGTCGATGGCTCCTGCTGCTCGGtcaa CCGCGGCTCGTGGTGGGACGTGTCGGGCGAGCGCGACGACCGGCGCGAGCGGCCCGACAAGACGCGCGCGCTGTCGCTGGAGCTCGAgcgccccgcgcccgccgcgcccgcgccgccgccgccgctctccg GTAGTGGAAGGAGAAACAGAGATTTTACGCCGAAGATTCTCATCATTTGGTTGGAAGATTTCGAGGACCATCTCAATCTGCCGATAG ACGACCTGGTGCGCTACTGCGAGACGGGCGTGCCGTGGCGGCGGCACGAGAGCAGCGCGCTGTGCGTGAGCAGCGCGCGCGGCGGGCTGgcgcgcgtgcgcgtgcgcgcgggcggcgcgggcgtgCTGGCGGACGGCGCGCTGCTGGCGCCGCGCCTGCTGCCGGCCGCGCTGCGCCGCGCCGCCTGCTTCCTGGCGCGCCGAGCGCGGCTCAACACCGACCT ATACCAACCTCCGCACGTCCGAAGACGACATCTCATACAGGATATTGCGCAGCAGTATAAGAAGGATTTGACCGAACCGGAATTATTGGAATCTTTATTCAAAGCGCCCTAA
- the LOC125067948 gene encoding ral GTPase-activating protein subunit beta isoform X5, with protein sequence MNVGIFNRVNSKIKEGDGMYSEWNSLPLEGGGHGVLGAVGGRDVVLAVVQQLASHQPSPLTTDSEVEWVLEVIRYGLSLPLTEHEALRDCVRVCCSWLSALLPPAAPAQPPPPAVPPPLAAEPHRYANKILNHLHNLFVPRPNETLAFIYQTELGGNLISKQAVLCHRVLRLARSLADSASLGPREWRSLLLLLLAAAAALLAPPAPLYGAAEQLCERVLCVLFEVWILACHRCFPSPALWRTLREQCVRWRHRAPLTEQWARVSLCLTARLLAHMYGPLYPAMPIGEEDANLVPADMSAEAVTQSWYRMLHTIGNPVDLTKPHLISHTPEFLQYWMTAEEGRDGREGREAWVGSLAHIFHRAMLGVAAHVDAFLGTPRSSLIGLTSSRPSSVVPSTPPNSITSQGEIEKPPLTPLRPKVNSIFHLFGEWLFEAALVGTTPANSNQQKADGTPPPPSLSDATQKLNMLSYQAGRAVALGTLCRVICSKQCREEVLAPYLARTYAALQRGLRDPATAAAVVLDAADIFRLDLDGVLVLVPDFITALDRILSEREPKLECGSIDKRELRKAAISLLLSLVAFPYHYRGLAVPEFPGCNEYAGVTIGEYARGRLSQVCVSAVQAESSEALAVPLLSALYLCVRHNAAHTHDHAPDAKARSDSSGPVSADSSQDDFAADVRELDPSSPFFGSALVVRATYLVCHRLISSWKGDLQVSLAALELLSGLAKLHSSKPEAAERKRAVRWICDYIGVQCGRPPQAHSRDLHSCVVAAYTCLAAWLCAPLLADADCLAALLEVVELGISGSKSQGKPGEPPKMKDEKELKPVSMRVRDAAESLLMLILEQVGNNDGGKWCRLDERWLAALGHGKLRHFVVDGNTILSLLEEPLANSQEPQPTIVAIIRCGWGRFAWSLSSRGAPRCATRGAAACARPVPMLEPPPRAPPACRALPAAPPCAVDAAFPTLDAVLRQLNDPEATTLFKLLEQQAAIEKKVRESEDNVVPEEYVPPDPVTEFQTARLFLSHFGYLNIGGDKKGGPARLCALDARAEGLSAALRRLDATGSRAALTVHVFYARAGQTRATDIVANAAQHGAVSPAFVRMLRGLGTPVRVRGHAGWSGHVRSSYDAQPPRDEPPPPEPLTPSVYDGREQVLYWSDSTDEIAFVVPSGYELTETDDQSDSMKSDVDGSCCSVNRGSWWDVSGERDDRRERPDKTRALSLELERPAPAAPAPPPPLSGSGRRNRDFTPKILIIWLEDFEDHLNLPIDDLVRYCETGVPWRRHESSALCVSSARGGLARVRVRAGGAGVLADGALLAPRLLPAALRRAACFLARRARLNTDLYQPPHVRRRHLIQDIAQQYKKDLTEPELLESLFKAP encoded by the exons GTTGAATGGGTGCTAGAAGTGATTCGTTATGGGCTTTCATTGCCTCTAACAGAGCATGAAGCACTTCGAGATTGTGTTCGTGTTTGCTGTTCGTGGCTGTCGGCATTGCTGCCGCCTGCTGCCCCTGCGCAACCTCCGCCTCCAGCTGTCCCTCCGCCCTTGGCTGCTGAGCCTCATAGATATGCCAATAAAATCCTAAATCATCTGCATAACTTATTTGTTCCACGGCCAAATGAAA ccTTGGCATTTATATACCAAACGGAATTAG GTGGTAATCTCATAAGCAAACAAGCTGTGCTGTGTCATCGGGTCCTTCGACTGGCGCGTTCGTTAGCCGATAGTGCCTCGCTTGGCCCACGTGAGTGGAGATCGCTGCTCCTTCTACTATTGGCCGCTGCAGCGGCTCTACTAGCGCCTCCCGCACCTCTTTACGGCGCCGCTGAGCAACTTTGCGAACGAGTGCTCTGCGTGCTCTTTGAAGTGTGGATACTTGCATGTCACAG ATGCTTCCCGTCGCCGGCGCTGTGGCGCACGCTGCGCGAGCAGTGCGTGCGCTGGCGGCACCGCGCGCCGCTTACGGAGCAGTGGGCGCGCGTGTCGCTGTGCCTCACGGCGCGCCTGCTGGCGCACATGTACGGCCCGCTCTACCCCGCCATGCCCATCG GTGAAGAAGACGCAAATTTAGTACCCGCGGATATGAGCGCCGAGGCGGTAACGCAGAGCTGGTACCGCATGCTGCATACCATCGGCAACCCCGTCGACCTCACCAAGCCGCATCTCATCAGCCACACTCCGGAATTCCTACAG TATTGGATGACGGCGGAAGAGGGTCGTGACGGTCGAGAGGGTCGCGAGGCGTGGGTGGGCTCGCTCGCTCACATCTTCCACCGCGCGATGCTGGGTGTGGCCGCGCACGTCGATGCCTTCCTCG GTACACCGCGGTCGTCCCTAATAGGTTTGACAAGCAGCCGACCTTCAAGCGTCGTTCCAAGTACTCCGCCGAATTCGATCACATCCCAAG GCGAAATAGAAAAGCCGCCATTGACGCCATTGCGTCCAAAAGTCAATTCTATATTCCATCTTTTTGGCGAATGGCTTTTCGAAGCTGCTCTCGTGGGAACGACGCCGGCAAACAGCAATCAAC AAAAAGCTGACGGCACGCCACCTCCGCCTTCCCTTTCTGACGCGACGCAAAAATTGAACATGCTGAGCTACCAAGCGG GCCGCGCCGTGGCGCTGGGCACGCTGTGCCGCGTGATCTGCTCCAAGCAGTGCCGCGAGGAGGTGCTGGCGCCGTACCTGGCGCGCACGTACGCGGCGCTGCAGCGCGGCCTGCGCGACCCCGCCACCGCCGCCGCCGTCGTGCTGGACGCCGCCGACATCTTCAG ACTCGACTTGGACGGCGTGCTAGTTCTAGTGCCGGACTTCATAACGGCTCTAGATCGCATCCTTTCCGAGCGTGAACCGAAATTGGAGTGCGGTTCGATCGATAAGCGCGAGCTGCGCAAGGCCGCCATCAGCCTCCTCCTGTCCCTGGTAGCTTTCCCCTACCACTACAGAGGACTGGCCGTACCGGAGTTTCCGGGATGCAACGAGTA CGCGGGCGTGACGATAGGCGAGTACGCGCGCGGGCGCCTGTCGCAGGTGTGCGTGTCGGCCGTGCAGGCGGAGAGCTCGGAGGCGCTGGCCGTGCCGCTGCTGAGCGCGCTGTACCTGTGCGTGCGCCACAACGCCGCGCACACGCACGACCACGCGCCCGACGCCAAGG CGCGGTCGGATAGCAGCGGGCCAGTTAGTGCAGACAGCTCGCAAGATGACTTCGCTGCAGACGTTAGAGAGCTTGATCCATCTTCGCCCTTTTTTG GATCGGCGCTAGTCGTTCGCGCTACCTACTTGGTCTGTCACCGTCTGATCTCATCGTGGAAGGGTGACCTGCAAGTGTCGCTCGCCGCTCTCGAACTGCTCTCTGGACTCGCTAAGTTGCATTCTTCGAAACCGG AGGCGGCCGAGCGCAAGCGCGCCGTGCGCTGGATCTGCGACTACATCGGCGTGCAGTGCGGGCGGCCGCCGCAGGCGCACTCGCGCGACCTGCACTCGTGCGTGGTGGCCGCCTACACGTGCCTGGCGGCGTGGCTGTGCGCGCCGCTGCTGGCCGACGCCGACTGCCTGGCCGCGCTGCTCGAGGTCGTCGAGCTCGGCATCTCCGGCTCCAAGAGCCAGG GTAAACCTGGCGAGCCGCCTAAGATGAAGGATGAAAAGGAGCTGAAACCTGTCTCGATGAGAGTGAGAGACGCCGCCGAATCTTTACTGATGCTGATTTTGGAACAG GTTGGTAACAACGATGGAGGCAAATGGTGTAGGTTGGACGAACGCTGGCTAGCCGCATTGGGTCACGGAAAATTGCGACATTTCGTCGTCGACGGGAACACAATACTGTCGTTGTTGGAGGAGCCTCTCGCGAATAGTCAGGAACCACAACCTACGATCGTTG CTATAATCCGCTGCGGCTGGGGTCGCTTCGCGTGGTCGCTGAGCAGCCGCGGCGCGCCGCGCTGCGCCACCCGCGGCGCGGCGGCGTGCGCGCGCCCCGTGCCCATGCTGGagccgccgccgcgcgcgccgcccgcctgCCGCGCGctgcccgccgcgccgccctgCGCCGT CGATGCGGCGTTCCCGACTCTAGACGCCGTTTTACGACAGCTTAACGACCCCGAAGCGACTACTCTCTTTAAGCTACTGGAGCAGCAGGCCGCTATTGAGAAAAAAGTCAGAGAAAGTGAGGACAATGTT GTACCAGAAGAATACGTTCCACCCGATCCAGTCACAGAGTTCCAAACCGCGAGGCTGTTTCTTTCACATTTTGGATACTTGAATATTGGTGGAGataaaaag GGCGGCCCGGCGCGGCTGTGCGCGCTGGACGCGCGCGCCGAGGGGCTGTCGGCGGCGCTGCGGCGCCTGGACGCCACGGGCAGCCGCGCCGCGCTCACCGTGCACGTGTTCTACGCGCGCGCCGGCCAGACCCGCGCCACCGACATCGTGGCCAACGCCGCGCAGCACGGCGCCGTCTCTCCCGCCTTCGTGCGGATGCTGCGCGG ACTGGGAACGCCGGTGCGCGTGCGCGGACACGCGGGCTGGAGCGGCCACGTGCGCAGCAGCTACGACGCGCAGCCGCCGCGCGACGAACCGCCGCCGCCGGAGCCGCTGACGCCCAGCGTCTACGATGGCAGGGAGCAG GTCCTGTACTGGTCGGATTCGACGGATGAAATAGCGTTCGTGGTGCCGTCGGGATACGAACTGACCGAAACCGACGATCAAAGCGACAGCATGAAGTCCGACGTCGATGGCTCCTGCTGCTCGGtcaa CCGCGGCTCGTGGTGGGACGTGTCGGGCGAGCGCGACGACCGGCGCGAGCGGCCCGACAAGACGCGCGCGCTGTCGCTGGAGCTCGAgcgccccgcgcccgccgcgcccgcgccgccgccgccgctctccg GTAGTGGAAGGAGAAACAGAGATTTTACGCCGAAGATTCTCATCATTTGGTTGGAAGATTTCGAGGACCATCTCAATCTGCCGATAG ACGACCTGGTGCGCTACTGCGAGACGGGCGTGCCGTGGCGGCGGCACGAGAGCAGCGCGCTGTGCGTGAGCAGCGCGCGCGGCGGGCTGgcgcgcgtgcgcgtgcgcgcgggcggcgcgggcgtgCTGGCGGACGGCGCGCTGCTGGCGCCGCGCCTGCTGCCGGCCGCGCTGCGCCGCGCCGCCTGCTTCCTGGCGCGCCGAGCGCGGCTCAACACCGACCT ATACCAACCTCCGCACGTCCGAAGACGACATCTCATACAGGATATTGCGCAGCAGTATAAGAAGGATTTGACCGAACCGGAATTATTGGAATCTTTATTCAAAGCGCCCTAA